The Vulcanimicrobium alpinum sequence GTTTGCGCGCGTCCAAAGCGAGAAGCCAGGGCGGGATCGTCTCGACCATCTCACGCTGACCCTATCACGCCGCTTCAGCCCGCGACAAGATCGCGTCGCAATACTTGAAACGACCGTTTCAAGTATGATAATGTGAGGCCGTGGCACGGAGCGTCGACGAAGAGCGCCGCGCAGCATTGCTCGAGAGCATCGTCGACTACGTCACCGCGCACGGGATCGCGGATCTCTCGCTGCGTCCGCTCGCGGACGCCGTCGATTCCAGCCCGCGCGTCCTGCTCTACTACTTTTCCTCGAAAGACGAGCTGATCGCCGAGGTCCTGTACCGTGCGCGCGCGCGCCAGCGCGACCTGTTTGCGACGTCGCTTCCGCGCAATCCCGCGTCGTTCGCGCAGACGATTCGGGCGGCATGGGCGATCATGAGCACGCCGCAGCACGAGCCCGTGTTCCGTCTGTTCTTCGAAGTGTACGGCCTCGCGCTGCAGGATCGCAAACGCTTCCCCGGGTTCCTGCGCGCCGCGGTCGACGACTGGCTCGCCTATCTCGAAGCACCCGCACTGCGTGACGGCTACACGCCGGGCGACGCGCGGGCGCTCGCGACGGTCACCCTGGCCGGCTTTCGCGGTTTTTTGCTCGACCTGTGCGCGACGCGCGACCGCAAACGGCTCGCGCGCGCTGTCGAGCTCTGGATCCTTGCTCTCGACGCCATCCCTTCGCCAAAGGAGCTGCGGCATGTACACGACGACTGACTTGGCCCTCGTATCGGCCGCTCCGCGCGCCGCGCTGGCGTTCGTCTTCGTCACCGTGATGCTCGATATGCTCGCGCTGGGCATCATCGCGCCGGTCTTTCCGAAGCTCGTTCTCGGGTTTGTCGGCAACGACACGGCGCGCGCATCGAACATCTACGGGATTCTTCGGGACCGCGTGGCGCTGATGCAGTTCGTCTTCTCGCCGCTGCTCGGCGCGCTCTCCGACCGCTTCGGCCGCAAACCGGTCATCGTGCTTTCGAACCTCGGCACCGGGCTCGACTACGTCGTGATGGCGCTCGCGCCGAATCTGGCGTGGCTATTCGCCGGGCGCCTCATCTCCGGCGGGACCACGGCGAGCGTTGCGACCGCCGGAGCCTACATCGCCGACATCGTCCCGCCGGAGAAACGCGCCGGCGCGTTCGGGCTCCTCGGTGCCGCGTTCGGCGCGGGATTCGCGTTCGGACCGGCGATCGGCGGCCTCCTCCGAGCCGGCGATCCGCGCCTGCCGTTCTGGGTCGCGGCGGGATTCAGCCTCGCGAATGCCGCGTTCGGATTCTTCGTCCTGGCCGAGTCGCTGCCGCGCGAGAAGCGCGGCGCGTTCTCGTGGCGGCGTGCAAATCACGTTCGTCAACCAGCTTGCCGGCGTCGCGCTGACCAGCACGTACGTGCTCTACACAATGTATCGCTACGGCTGGGATGCGCGCGTCGTCGGTTTGTCGCTCGCATTTGTAGGAATCTGTTCGGTCGCCACGGGACCGCTCACGCACCCGATCATCGCGCGCATCGGCGAGCGCCGCGCGCTTTTCATCGGCCTCTGCTGCGGCGCTGCCAGCATGGCGTGCTACGGGCTCGGCGCGACCGGCCCGCTGTTCTCGCTCGGCACGCCGATCTTGGCGTTCTGGGGGCTTTCCGGCGCCGCATCACAGGCGTTCACGACACGCCGGGTCGCGCCGTCGGAACAGGGTCAGCTCCAAGGCGCGATCGCGAGCATCCGCGGCCTGGCGATGCTGTTCAGGCTGGGACTCTTCACGTCGGTCTTCGCGGCATCGATCGCGACGTCGCACGGATGGCAGATTCCGGGCGCGGCGTGGCTGCTGGCGGCAGCGCTGCTCGCATGCTCTATCGCCCGCGCCGCAATCGGCACCCGCCCCCGTCACGCTGAGCCCGTCGAAGCGTAACCATGCGGGGCGGTGCTCGCATTGCTACGATCGTGATGACGAGATTGGGCGGGATGTCGGCTGCGGCGGTTCCTGCGCTCCTCCTCGCGGGCTCCGTCTCCGCGGGCGCTCAAGGGCCTGCGACGATCCGCGGGGTCGTCTACTCGTGCGGTTCCGGTGCCGCCGTTGCGGACGCGCGGGTCGATCTGCGTGGACTCGACGGCGGACGGCTGACGCACCTTACGGCCGACGCGCACGGACGTTTCGCGCGGGTCGGCGTCGAACCGGGACGCTACCTGATCGTCGCCTTTGCGCCGGCGCGCCGCGCCGTGCTCACGGCGTCCTCACCCCGCACAAGCGTGGCCGTCGGCACCGTCGCGGCAACGGCGTCGCGATCGGCACTCGTCGAGACGGACGACGTCCTGGACGTACGAATCGGCATCCCGGAGCCGCAATTGCAGAGCATTGACGGACGGCCCACGCTTTTCGTCGGCGCACGCGCTCATTCGAGCGACCCGTCGGTCTCCGACGACCCTCATCCCGCCTGCGATCCGCCGACCGTTCCGATGGCCGTCTCGACGGCGAATCGCTACATCATCCACTAGGCCGCGCGGCGCGGGGAGGCGGGGCGCGCCGCCCGAATCTCCGAGGATGAGCACCACCGCGAGCCGCCCGCACCGCACCGACGTTCCGGCGCCGAACCCGCTCGATTTCCTCGGCATCGACGCGCTGCTCGACGACGACGAACGGCTGATCCGCGACACCGTCCGCTCGTTCGTGCGCGACCGCGTCCTGCCGAACATCGGTGAGTGGTTCGAGAACCACACGTTCCCGCGCGAGATGGCGAAAGAGCTCGGCGATCTGGGCGTACTCGGGATGCACCTGCAGGGCTACGGGTGCGCCGGCACCAGCGCCGTCGCCTACGGGCTCGCGTGCCTCGAACTGGAGGCCGGCGACTCCGGATTCCGTTCGTTCGTCTCGGTGCAGGGGTCGCTCGCGATGTACGCGCTCCACGCGTTCGGCTCGGAAGAGCAGAAACAGACGTGGTTGCCGCGGATGGCGGCGGGCGATGCGATCGGCTGCTTCGGGCTCACGGAATGGGATTTCGGCAGCGATCCCGCGGGGATGCGCACCAACGCGAAACGCGACGGCGGCGACTACGTTCTCAACGGCTCGAAAGCGTGGATCACCAACGGCGGGATCGCCGACGTC is a genomic window containing:
- a CDS encoding TetR/AcrR family transcriptional regulator, translating into MARSVDEERRAALLESIVDYVTAHGIADLSLRPLADAVDSSPRVLLYYFSSKDELIAEVLYRARARQRDLFATSLPRNPASFAQTIRAAWAIMSTPQHEPVFRLFFEVYGLALQDRKRFPGFLRAAVDDWLAYLEAPALRDGYTPGDARALATVTLAGFRGFLLDLCATRDRKRLARAVELWILALDAIPSPKELRHVHDD
- a CDS encoding carboxypeptidase-like regulatory domain-containing protein, with amino-acid sequence MTRLGGMSAAAVPALLLAGSVSAGAQGPATIRGVVYSCGSGAAVADARVDLRGLDGGRLTHLTADAHGRFARVGVEPGRYLIVAFAPARRAVLTASSPRTSVAVGTVAATASRSALVETDDVLDVRIGIPEPQLQSIDGRPTLFVGARAHSSDPSVSDDPHPACDPPTVPMAVSTANRYIIH